In Harpia harpyja isolate bHarHar1 chromosome Z, bHarHar1 primary haplotype, whole genome shotgun sequence, a single window of DNA contains:
- the ACY1 gene encoding aminoacylase-1: MAPGKPGKSTGASEDPSVTLFREYLRIDTVHPKPDYDAAVRFLERVGTDLGLACQKVEVCQGRVVLILTWQGTNPRLRSILLNSHTDVVPVFEEHWTYPPFEAVKDSQGNIYARGAQDMKCVSIQYLEAIRRLKAEGKCFARTIHLTFVPDEEVGGHKGMEMFVQRPEFRALNVGFALDEGLASPSDTFSVFYGEKSPWWIKVKCVGSPGHGSRFISNTAAEKMHKVITSFLAFRESEKQRLKSDSSLTLGDVTSLNLTMLEGGVSFNVVPSEMAASFDIRIPPTVDLKAFEEQVAAWCRGAGDGVTYEFHQKYMDQCVTSTEESDPWWKAFSGVCRDMKLQLKLEIFPAATDSRYIRAAGHPAIGFSPMNRTPVLLHDHNEFLNEQVFLRGIDIYAHLLPALASVPPLPAEG, from the exons ATGGCACCCGGGAAGCCCGGGAAGAGCACGGGGGCCTCAGAGGACCCCTCGGTTACACTTTTCCGGGAGTACCTGAGGATCGACACTGTCCACCCCAAACCTGACTATG ATGCTGCTGTCCGGTTTCTGGAGCGCGTCGGCACCGACCTGGGCTTGGCCTGCCAGAAAGTGGAG GTGTGCCAGGGCCGTGTGGTGCTGATCCTGACCTGGCAGGGCACGAACCCCCGCCTGCGCTCCATCCTCCTCAACTCCCACACCGACGTCGTGCCTGTCTTTGAG GAGCACTGGACCTACCCACCTTTTGAGGCTGTTAAGGACTCACAAGGCAACATCTACGCCCGGGGTGCCCAGGACATGAAGTGTGTCTCCATCCA GTATCTTGAGGCCATCCGGAGGCTGAAGGCAGAGGGAAAGTGTTTTGCCCGCACCATCCACCTCACCTTTGTGCCTG ATGAGGAGGTGGGCGGACACAAGGGCATGGAGATGTTCGTGCAGCGTCCTGAGTTCAGAGCGCTCAACGTGGGCTTTGCCCTGGATGAGG GCCTGGCCAGCCCGTCTGACACGTTCAGCGTCTTCTACGGCGAGAAGAGCCCATGGT GGATAAAGGTGAAGTGCGTGGGTAGCCCTGGGCATGGGTCCCGCTTCATCAGCAACACGGCGGCCGAGAAGATG cacaaAGTCATCACCTCCTTCCTCGCCTTCAGGGAGAGCGAGAAGCAGAG GCTCAAGTCCGACTCAAGCCTGACTCTAGGGGACGTCACCTCGCTCAACCTGACCATGCTGGAGGGAGGCGTCTCCTTCAACGTGGTGCCTTCCGAGATGGCGGCCAGCTTCGACATCCGCATCCCACCCACTGTGGACCTGAAG GCCTTTGAGGAGCAGGTGGCTGCGTGGTGCCGTGGTGCTGGGGATGGCGTCACCTATGAGTTTCACCAG AAATACATGGACCAATGTGTCACCTCCACCGAGGAGTCAGACCCGTGGTGGAAAGCCTTCAGCGGGGTCTGCAGGGACAT GAAGCTGCAGCTCAAGCTTGAGATCTTCCCGGCTGCCACCGACAGTCGCTACATCCGAGCG GCAGGACACCCCGCTATCGGCTTCTCGCCCATGAACCGTACCCCGGTGCTGCTCCATGACCACAACGAGTTCCTCAACGAGCAAGTCTTCCTGCGGGGCATCGACATCTACGCCCACCTCCTGCCCGCCCTGGCATCGGTGCCCCCGCTGCCTGCTGAGGGCTGA
- the ABHD14A gene encoding protein ABHD14A isoform X1 produces MSLRPVAPPPRAPQGPPQALCLGDGGGRGPAVPARGLGGGQSPCVRARVGGCSTAGSRQAGRCQAALKQSTRVGAGARVCGHGGGGGRGGAVILGAGRTRHRYGTSPASGPDVLFLHGQAFTSKTWEALGTLALLAGEGYRAVAIDLPGYGDSPPAENVATAQGRVAFLDRVLQELGMRRPVLISPSMSGRFALPFLLAQGDRLAGFVPIAPVGTKDYAAEQYHRVQTPTLILYGDRDASLGPQALQSLRHLPRHRVAVVPDAGHACYLDKPEDFHRALLGFLRQLK; encoded by the exons ATGTCGCTGCGTcctgtggccccccccccccgagcaccccagggccccccccaggCCCTGTGCCTGGGGGACGGGGGTGGCCGGGGCCCCGCGGTGCCAGCGCgggggctgggaggaggacaATCGCCGTGTGTCCGGGCACGGGTGGGCGGCTGCAGCACCGCTGGCTCCCGGCAAGCCGGGCGATGCCAAGCGGCTTTGAAACAAAGCACCCGTGTTGGGGCTGGGGCCCGTGTCTGcgggcatggcggggggggggggcgggggggggcggttaTTTTAGGTGCTGGCAGGACTCGCCACCGCTACGGCACATCTCCTGCATCAGG GCCCGATGTCCTGTTCCTGCACGGCCAGGCGTTCACCTCCAAGACGTGGGAGGCCTTGGGCACGCTGGCGCTGCTCGCCGGAGAAGGCTACCGTGCAGTCGCAATAGATCTGCCCG GCTACGGGGATTCGCCCCCAGCGGAGAATGTGGCCACAGCACAGGGCCGGGTGGCTTTCCTGGATCGCGTCCTCCAGGAGCTGGGCATGCGGAGGCCCGTTCTCATCAGCCCCTCCATGAGCGGCCGCTTTGCCTTGCCCTTCCTCCTGGCACAGGGGGACCGGCTGGCCGGCTTCGTGCCTATTGCGCCCGTGGGCACCAAGGACTACGCTGCTGAGCAGTATCACCGGGTCCAG ACGCCCACCCTGATCCTGTACGGTGACCGTGATGCGAGCCTGGGTCCCCAGGCCCTGCAGAGCCTCCGGCACCTCCCCAGGCACCGCGTGGCCGTGGTGCCCGATGCCGGGCATGCCTGCTACCTGGACAAGCCGGAGGACTTCCACCGGGCCCTGCTGGGCTTCCTGCGCCAGCTGAAGTGA
- the ABHD14A gene encoding protein ABHD14A isoform X2, which translates to MPLARSRLGLLLLGALLTFLLFLLHPDAGKRGRPAANATARTGMAAGEPPVFYREVSAGPQAGGTASPGRPDVLFLHGQAFTSKTWEALGTLALLAGEGYRAVAIDLPGYGDSPPAENVATAQGRVAFLDRVLQELGMRRPVLISPSMSGRFALPFLLAQGDRLAGFVPIAPVGTKDYAAEQYHRVQTPTLILYGDRDASLGPQALQSLRHLPRHRVAVVPDAGHACYLDKPEDFHRALLGFLRQLK; encoded by the exons ATGCCGCTCGCCCGCAGCCgcctggggctgctgctcctcGGGGCgctcctcaccttcctcctcttcctcctgcacccTGACGCGGGGAagcggggccggccggcggccAACGCCACCGCACGGACGGGAATGGCTGCGGGAGAGCCCCCCGTCTTCTACAGGGAGGTTTCTGCAGGGCCCCAGGCCGGCGGCACTGCCAGCCCCGGGAG GCCCGATGTCCTGTTCCTGCACGGCCAGGCGTTCACCTCCAAGACGTGGGAGGCCTTGGGCACGCTGGCGCTGCTCGCCGGAGAAGGCTACCGTGCAGTCGCAATAGATCTGCCCG GCTACGGGGATTCGCCCCCAGCGGAGAATGTGGCCACAGCACAGGGCCGGGTGGCTTTCCTGGATCGCGTCCTCCAGGAGCTGGGCATGCGGAGGCCCGTTCTCATCAGCCCCTCCATGAGCGGCCGCTTTGCCTTGCCCTTCCTCCTGGCACAGGGGGACCGGCTGGCCGGCTTCGTGCCTATTGCGCCCGTGGGCACCAAGGACTACGCTGCTGAGCAGTATCACCGGGTCCAG ACGCCCACCCTGATCCTGTACGGTGACCGTGATGCGAGCCTGGGTCCCCAGGCCCTGCAGAGCCTCCGGCACCTCCCCAGGCACCGCGTGGCCGTGGTGCCCGATGCCGGGCATGCCTGCTACCTGGACAAGCCGGAGGACTTCCACCGGGCCCTGCTGGGCTTCCTGCGCCAGCTGAAGTGA
- the LOC128136903 gene encoding putative protein-lysine deacylase ABHD14B, whose amino-acid sequence MATPQLTESTITVEGQTLFYRQAQPAQQAPKLTVLLLHGIRFSSDTWLQLRTLATLAENGYRAVAIDLPGLGRSKDAVAPAPVGQPVPGAFLKAVSEALCLGPAVVISPSLSGMYSLPFLFQHNHLLKAYVPVAPICTEKFTAEQYAQIKTPTLIVYGDQDVELGQASLNNLQHLPEHRVLVLQGAGHACYLDKPNEWHCGLLAFLQQLD is encoded by the exons ATGGCCACCCCACAGCTCACAGAGAGCACCATCACGGTGGAAGGCCAAACCCTCTTCTACCGCCAAGCCCAGCCGGCTCAGCAGGCACCAAAGCTgacggtgctgctgctgcacggCATTCGCTTCTCCTCCGACACCTGGCTTCAGCTGCGGACGCTTGCCACACTGGCCGAAAATGGCTATCGAGCTGTGGCTATCGACCTGCCGG GGCTGGGGCGCTCGAAGGATGCCGTGGCCCCAGCACCTGTGGGCCAGCCAGTGCCGGGGGCTTTCCTGAAAGCGGTTTCGGAGGCTCTGTGCCTGGGTCCAGCTGTGGTGATCAGCCCATCGCTCAGCGGCATGTACTCCCTGCCCTTCCTCTTCCAGCACAACCACCTGCTCAAGGCGTATGTGCCCGTGGCGCCCATCTGCACCGAGAAATTCACAGCAGAGCAGTATGCCCAGATCAAA ACCCCCACGCTGATTGTGTATGGGGACCAGGATGTGGAGCTGGGGCAAGCCAGCCTGAACAACCTGCAGCACCTCCCCGAGCACCgggtgctggtgctgcagggCGCCGGACACGCCTGCTACCTGGACAAGCCCAACGAGTGGCACTGCGGGCTCCTGgccttcctgcagcagctggactGA
- the PCBP4 gene encoding poly(rC)-binding protein 4 isoform X2 — protein sequence MASPDGASGVGSSPEETELSITLTLRMLMHGKEIGSIIGKKGETVKRIREQSSARITISEGSCPERITTITGSTDAVFRAVSMIAFKLEEDLGAGSDGATVGRAPVTLRLVIPASQCGSLIGKAGAKIREIRESTGAQVQVAGDLLPNSTERAVTVSGVPDTIIQCVRQICAVILEGFSMQGQYSGVSPAEVTKLQQLSGHTLPFASLGHAPSMVPGLDTSSQSSSQEFLVPNDLIGCIIGRHGSKISEIRQMSGAHIKIGNQTEGSSERHVTITGSPVSITLAQYLITACLETAKSTSQAPPGPGSMDLGVGFSQPLTPGSGAALPAVAPAPPALLGTPYTISLSNFIGLKPVSFLALSPSSVAGPNGGTATYTTKISAANGTKKADRQKFSPY from the exons ATGGCATCGCCGGACGGAGCCAGCGGCGTGGGCAGCAGCCCCGAGGAGACGGAGCTCAGCATCACCCTGACCCTCCGCATGCTTATGCACGGCAAG GAGATTGGCAGCATCATCGGCAAG AAAGGAGAGACTGTTAAGAGGATACGAGAGCAG AGCAGCGCACGCATCACCATCTCAGAGGGGTCCTGCCCCGAGCGCATCACCACCATCACCGGCTCCACTGACGCCGTCTTCCGCGCCGTCTCCATGATCGCCTTCAAGTTGGAGGAG GACCTGGGAGCGGGGAGCGATGGGGCAACAGTAGGCAGAGCACCGGTGACGCTGCGCCTCGTCATCCCGGCCAGCCAGTGCGGCTCACTCATCGGCAAGGCGGGAGCCAAGATCCGGGAGATCCGGGAG AGCACGGGGGCGCAGGTGCAGGTGGCCGGCGACCTGCTGCCCAACTCCACCGAACGAGCTGTCACTGTCTCGGGGGTGCCGGACACCATCATCCAGTGCGTGAGGCAGATCTGCGCTGTCATCCTGGAG gGCTTCTCCATGCAGGGTCAGTACAGCGGGGTCTCTCCCGCAGAG GTGACGAAActgcagcagctgtcagggcACACGCTCCCCTTCGCCTCCCTGGGCCATGCGCCCTCCATGGTGCCAG GCCTGGACACCAGTTCCCAGAGCAGCTCCCAGGAGTTCCTGGTGCCCAATGAT CTCATCGGCTGCATCATCGGTCGGCATGGCAGCAAGATCAGCGAGATCCGGCAGATGTCGGGTGCCCACATCAAAATCGGGAACCAGACCGAGGGCTCTAGCGAGCGGCACGTGACCATCACGGGGTCCCCTGTCAGCATCACCCTGGCTCAGTACCTCATCACAGCCTG CTTAGAGACAGCCAAATCTACCTCCCAGGCGCCGCCGGGCCCTGGCTCCATGGACCTCGGCGTGGGCTTCTCCCAGCCCCTCACCCCAGGCTCTGGTGCGGCGCTGCCTGCCgtcgccccggcccccccggccctgcTGGGCACCCCCTACACCATCTCCCTCTCCAACTTCATCGGTCTGAAGCCGGTGTCCTTCCTGGCCCTGTCCCCGTCCTCTGTGGCGGGTCCCAACGGCGGCACCGCCACCTACACGACCAAGATCTCGGCGGCCAACGGCACCAAGAAAGCTGACCGGCAGAAGTTCTCACCCTACTGA
- the PCBP4 gene encoding poly(rC)-binding protein 4 isoform X1, with translation MASPDGASGVGSSPEETELSITLTLRMLMHGKEIGSIIGKKGETVKRIREQSSARITISEGSCPERITTITGSTDAVFRAVSMIAFKLEEDLGAGSDGATVGRAPVTLRLVIPASQCGSLIGKAGAKIREIRESTGAQVQVAGDLLPNSTERAVTVSGVPDTIIQCVRQICAVILESPPKGATIPYHPGLSLGTILLSANQGFSMQGQYSGVSPAEVTKLQQLSGHTLPFASLGHAPSMVPGLDTSSQSSSQEFLVPNDLIGCIIGRHGSKISEIRQMSGAHIKIGNQTEGSSERHVTITGSPVSITLAQYLITACLETAKSTSQAPPGPGSMDLGVGFSQPLTPGSGAALPAVAPAPPALLGTPYTISLSNFIGLKPVSFLALSPSSVAGPNGGTATYTTKISAANGTKKADRQKFSPY, from the exons ATGGCATCGCCGGACGGAGCCAGCGGCGTGGGCAGCAGCCCCGAGGAGACGGAGCTCAGCATCACCCTGACCCTCCGCATGCTTATGCACGGCAAG GAGATTGGCAGCATCATCGGCAAG AAAGGAGAGACTGTTAAGAGGATACGAGAGCAG AGCAGCGCACGCATCACCATCTCAGAGGGGTCCTGCCCCGAGCGCATCACCACCATCACCGGCTCCACTGACGCCGTCTTCCGCGCCGTCTCCATGATCGCCTTCAAGTTGGAGGAG GACCTGGGAGCGGGGAGCGATGGGGCAACAGTAGGCAGAGCACCGGTGACGCTGCGCCTCGTCATCCCGGCCAGCCAGTGCGGCTCACTCATCGGCAAGGCGGGAGCCAAGATCCGGGAGATCCGGGAG AGCACGGGGGCGCAGGTGCAGGTGGCCGGCGACCTGCTGCCCAACTCCACCGAACGAGCTGTCACTGTCTCGGGGGTGCCGGACACCATCATCCAGTGCGTGAGGCAGATCTGCGCTGTCATCCTGGAG tCGCCTCCGAAGGGGGCCACCATCCCCTACCACCCTGGCCTCTCCCTGGGCACCATCCTGCTCTCTGCCAACCAG gGCTTCTCCATGCAGGGTCAGTACAGCGGGGTCTCTCCCGCAGAG GTGACGAAActgcagcagctgtcagggcACACGCTCCCCTTCGCCTCCCTGGGCCATGCGCCCTCCATGGTGCCAG GCCTGGACACCAGTTCCCAGAGCAGCTCCCAGGAGTTCCTGGTGCCCAATGAT CTCATCGGCTGCATCATCGGTCGGCATGGCAGCAAGATCAGCGAGATCCGGCAGATGTCGGGTGCCCACATCAAAATCGGGAACCAGACCGAGGGCTCTAGCGAGCGGCACGTGACCATCACGGGGTCCCCTGTCAGCATCACCCTGGCTCAGTACCTCATCACAGCCTG CTTAGAGACAGCCAAATCTACCTCCCAGGCGCCGCCGGGCCCTGGCTCCATGGACCTCGGCGTGGGCTTCTCCCAGCCCCTCACCCCAGGCTCTGGTGCGGCGCTGCCTGCCgtcgccccggcccccccggccctgcTGGGCACCCCCTACACCATCTCCCTCTCCAACTTCATCGGTCTGAAGCCGGTGTCCTTCCTGGCCCTGTCCCCGTCCTCTGTGGCGGGTCCCAACGGCGGCACCGCCACCTACACGACCAAGATCTCGGCGGCCAACGGCACCAAGAAAGCTGACCGGCAGAAGTTCTCACCCTACTGA
- the LOC128136899 gene encoding LOW QUALITY PROTEIN: probable G-protein coupled receptor (The sequence of the model RefSeq protein was modified relative to this genomic sequence to represent the inferred CDS: deleted 1 base in 1 codon), with translation MQEKSPCCPSTGAAGLALGGMASRTGLNTTDSLELLSVPEQSVAQEVVGLLCMVLLTLTALVANTVVMVVILKTPLLRKFIFVCHLCVVDLLSAIFLMPLGIISSSSCFNRVIYSIAECQALIFLNVCFISASILTISVISVERYYYIVHPMRYEVKMTIRLAVAGVIFIWVKSVLITVLALVGWPQGNGATSASRCTVYWSPGAHKKVFVIIFSIVCFVLPTIIIFAVYCSVYRVARMASLQQVPVPAQAVAPRHRSDSIASQVTIITTRNLPLPRLTPERFLGSNKAILTLVLIVGQFLCCWLPFFAFHLHSSVTAGTVGGGHGEMVVTWIAYSSFAINPFFYGLLNRQIREELARLRRSCLNQPLGQELCLSVSEASVQENFLQFLQRATCTLETHASCISPSPRNRLDQTKMGFPIPGQVPEESS, from the exons ATGCAGGAGAAGAGTCCTTGCTGCCCAAGCACCGGAGCTGCTGGCTTAGCCCTCGGGGGT ATGGCGAGCCGAACGGGGCTGAACACCACGGACAGCCTAGAGCTGCTCTCTGTCCCTGAACAGTCTGTCGCCCAGGAGGTGGTGGGCCTCCTTTGCATGGTCCTGCTCACCCTCACCGCCCTGGTGGCCAACACTGTGGTGATGGTCGTCATTCTCAAAACCCCCCTTCTCAGGAAGTTCATCTTCGTCTGCCACCTCTGTGTGGTCGACCTCCTCTCTGCCATTTTCCTCATGCCCCTGGGGATcatctccagctcctcctgcttcaACAGGGTGATCTACAGCATTGCCGAGTGCCAGGCCTTGATATTCCTGAATGTCTGCTTCATCAGTGCCTCCATCCTCACCATCTCCGTCATCAGCGTGGAGCGGTACTACTACATCGTCCACCCCATGAGGTATGAGGTCAAGATGACCATCAGGCTGGCAGTGGCCGGAGTGATCTTCATTTGGGTCAAGTCTGTTCTCATCACTGTCTTGGCACTGGTGGGCTGGCCTCAAGGCAACGGGGCCACCAGCGCCAGCCGCTGCACAGTCTACTGGAGCCCTGGGGCCCACAAGAAGGTTTTTGTGATCATCTTCAGCATCGTCTGCTTTGTTCTACCCACCATCATCATCTTTGCTGTTTACTGCAGTGTCTACCGCGTGGCCCGGATGGCATCCCTGCAGCAGGTGCCCGTGCCGGCACAGGCAGTTGCACCGAGACACCGATCTGACTCCATTGCCAGTCAAGTGACCATCATCACCACCAGGAACCTGCCACTGCCCAGGCTGACACCAGAGCGCTTTTTGGGAAGCAACAAGGCCATCCTCACCTTGGTCCTCATTGTGGGACAGTTcttgtgctgctggctgcccttcTTCGCTTTCCACTTGCACTCCTCTGTCACCGCTGGCACAGTGGGTGGTGGGCATGGGGAGATGGTGGTCACCTGGATTGCCTACTCCTCCTTCGCCATCAATCCCTTCTTCTATGGGCTGCTGAACCGCCAGATTCGGGAGGAGCTGGCCCGGCTCCGGCGCAGCTGTCTCAACCAGCCGCTGGGCCAGGAGCTCTGTCTTTCTGTCTCGGAGGCTTCTGTCCAGGAAAACTTCTTGCAGTTCCTCCAGAGAGCGACTTGCACGCTGGAGACCCACGCCAGCTGcatcagccccagccccaggaacAGACTGGACCAGACCAAGATGGGCTTCCCCATCCCAGGTCAGGTTCCTGAAGAAAGCAGCTGA
- the PARP3 gene encoding protein mono-ADP-ribosyltransferase PARP3, which translates to MASKRHASPPKQPDGRGKKAKGGEEDDAWSSTLAALKTAPKEKPPATIDGLCPLSTAPGAQVYEDYDCTLNQTNISANNNKFYIIQLLEHDGAYSVWSRWGRVGEVGQSKLMPSTSLEAAKKDFEKKFREKTKNSWAARENFVAQPGKYTLIEVQPGAGQEMEVALRVDGVDGDKVCKQRVLPCTLDKATQDLVSLIFSSDMFRDAMQTMNIDVKKMPLGKLSKQQIARGFEALEELEAALQEQPPKAARLEDLSSRFYTIVPHNFGRARPPPINSPDLLRAKKDMLLVLADIEVAQSLQAQKVKEEEEEEEEKEVAHPLDQDYALLCCQLSLLDPASREYQLIQNYVTQTGHKLRILNIWQVARDGEDERFKAHDLLEHRRLLWHGTNVAVIAAILKSGLRIMPHSGGRVGKGIYFASENSKSACYVGCTSKKVGIMFLTEVALGKPYRITCDNPTLCQPPAGYDSVLACGQTEPDPAQDEEVLLDGKKVLVCQGKPIPMPAYKDSSFGQSEYLIYQESQCRIRYLVQLQF; encoded by the exons ATGGCCTCCAAGCGCCACGCATCCCCCCCGAAGCAGCCGGATGGCAGGGGCAAGAAAGCgaaggggggagaggaggatgaCGCCTGGAGCTCCACCTTGGCAGCCCTGAAAACTGCCCCCAAGGAGAAGCCCCCTGCCACCATCGATGGGCTGTGCCCCCTGAGCACGGCGCCGGGTGCCCAG GTCTATGAGGATTACGACTGCACCCTGAACCAGACGAATATCAGCGCCAACAACAACAAGTTCTATATCATCCAGCTCCTTGAGCATGATGGTGCCTACAGCGTCTGGAGCCGCTGGGGTCGCGTG GGGGAGGTGGGCCAGTCCAAGCTCATGCCCTCCACCTCCCTGGAGGCTGCCAAGAAGGACTTTGAGAAGAAGTTTCGGGAGAAGACCAAGAACAGCTGGGCGGCGAGGGAGAACTTTGTTGCCCAGCCGGGGAAGTACACACTCATCGAGGTGCAGCCAGGGGCCGGGCAGGAGATGGAGGTTGCCCTCAGG GTGGATGGTGTGGACGGGGACAAGGTCTGCAAGCAGCGGGTGCTGCCCTGCACCTTGGACAAAGCAACGCAGGACCTGGTATCCCTCATCTTCAGCAGCGACATGTTCCGGGATGCCATGCAAACCATGAATATCG ATGTGAAGAAGATGCCACTGGGGAAGCTGAGCAAGCAGCAGATCGCAAGGGGCTTTGAGGcactggaggagctggaggcagcgctgcaggagcagccccccAAGGCCGCCCGCCTGGAGGACCTCTCCTCCCGCTTCTACACCATTGTCCCCCATAACTTTGGGCGGGCACGGCCACCCCCCATCAACTCCCCCGACCTGCTGCGTGCCAAGAAGGACATGCTGTTG GTGCTGGCTGACATCGAGGTGGCACAGAGCCTGCAGGCGCagaaggtgaaggaggaggaggaggaggaggaggagaaggaagttGCCCATCCGCTGGATCAGGATTAcgccctgctctgctgccagctctccctgctgGACCCGGCTTCCCGGGAATACCAG CTGATCCAAAACTACGTGACACAGACCGGACACAAACTCCGCATCCTCAACATCTGGCAGGTGGCCCGAGATGGCGAG GATGAGCGCTTCAAAGCCCATGACCTCCTGGAGCACCGGCGCCTGCTTTGGCACGGCACCAACGTGGCGGTGATCGCGGCCATCCTGAAGAGCGGGCTGCGCATCATGCCCCACTCAGGCGGGCGCGTGGGCAAGGGCATCTACTTTGCCTCCGAGAACAGCAAGTCAGCCTGCTATG TGGGCTGCACATCCAAGAAGGTTGGCATCATGTTCCTGACGGAGGTGGCCCTAGGCAAGCCCTACCGCATCACCTGTGACAACCCCACGCTGTGTCAGCCACCCGCCGGCTACGACAGCGTCCTGGCCTGTGGCCAGACGGAGCCAG ATCCTGCGCAGGATGAGGAGGTGCTGCTGGATGGCAAGAAGGTGCTGGTGTGCCAAGGCAAGCCCATCCCCATGCCCGCCTACAAGGACTCCTCCTTCGGCCAGAGCGAGTACCTCATCTACCAGGAAAGCCAGTGTCGGATCCGCTACCTTGTCCAGCTCCAATTCTGA